A stretch of the Engraulis encrasicolus isolate BLACKSEA-1 chromosome 19, IST_EnEncr_1.0, whole genome shotgun sequence genome encodes the following:
- the LOC134434830 gene encoding mitochondrial basic amino acids transporter — MALDFAAGCIGGAAGVLVGHPFDTVKVRLQVQSVDKPLYRGTIHCFQSIIRQESLLGLYKGIGSPMMGLAFINAIVFGVQGNAMRRLAQDTPLNQFLAGASAGAIQCVICCPMELAKTRMQMQGTGEKKKTARKLYKNSLDCLVRIYRKEGFRGINRGMVTTVMRETPAFGLYFLVYDTLTRRLGCEPEDSYMIPKLLFAGGMSGIVSWLSTYPVDVIKSRLQADGVGGVHRYSGIADCVRQSWEREGWRCFTRGLVSTLLRAFPVNAATFATVTLFLMYMRDQQGAECEMPPPPQAIQQQQQQQQQQQVHTNSL, encoded by the exons ATGGCTTTAGACTTTGCCGCAGGCTGTATCGGAG GAGCTGCTGGTGTGCTGGTGGGGCATCCATTTGACACTGTGAAG gTCAGACTGCAGGTTCAAAGTGTGGACAAGCCCCTGTATCGAGGAACAATCCACTGCTTCCAGTCCATCATAAGACAGGAGTCT CTCCTGGGCCTCTACAAGGGCATCGGCTCCCCCATGATGGGCCTGGCCTTCATCAACGCCATCGTCTTCGGTGTGCAGGGCAACGCCATGCGGAGGCTGGCCCAGGACACGCCCCTCAACCAGTTCCTGGCGGGCGCGTCGGCGGGTGCCATCCAGTGCGTCATCTGCTGCCCGATGGAGCTGGCCAAGACACGCATGCAGATGCAGGGCACCGGCGAGAAGAAGAAGACGGCGCGCAAGCTCTACAAGAACTCGCTGGACTGCCTGGTGCGCATCTACCGCAAGGAGGGCTTCCGAGGCATCAACCGAGGCATGGTGACCACGGTGATGCGCGAGACGCCGGCCTTCGGCCTCTACTTCCTGGTGTACGACACGCTGACGCGGCGTCTGGGCTGCGAGCCCGAGGACAGCTACATGATCCCCAAGCTGCTGTTTGCCGGCGGCATGTCGGGCATCGTGTCCTGGCTCTCCACGTATCCCGTGGACGTCATCAAGTCGCGGCTGCAGGCGGACGGCGTCGGGGGCGTCCACCGCTATAGCGGGATCGCGGACTGCGTGCGGCAGAGCTGGGAGCGCGAGGGCTGGCGGTGCTTCACGCGGGGCCTGGTGTCCACGCTGCTCCGAGCCTTCCCCGTCAACGCCGCCACCTTCGCCACTGTGACTCTCTTCCTCATGTACATGCGTGACCAGCAAGGTGCCGAGTGCGAGATGCCGCCTCCACCACAGGccatacagcagcagcagcagcagcagcaacagcagcaggtaCACACCAACAGCCTGTAA